The Stenotrophomonas maltophilia sequence CACGGGCGCCGCCGGCAGCACCGCTCGACGCACGCCTGCGGCCACCGCCGGCGCGTTTCCCCGTTTCCCGCCTTCCGTGGAGAACCACCCATGTCGACCCTGGTTTCACTGCGCAACATCACCAAGACCTACCAGCGTGGCCCCGAGAAAGTGCAGGTACTGCACGGCATCGACCTGGACATCGCGCGCGGCGACTTCGTCGCGCTGATGGGTCCGTCCGGTTCGGGCAAGACCACCCTGCTCAACCTGATCGGCGGCCTGGACAACCCCAGCGGCGGCGAGATCAGCATCGAAGGCGAGCGCATCGACCAGATGAGCGGCGGCCAGCTGTCGACCTGGCGCAGCCACCACGTCGGCTTCGTGTTCCAGTTCTACAACCTGATGCCGATGCTGACCGCGCAGAAGAACGTCGAGCTGCCGCTGCTGCTGACCCATCTCAGTGCCGCGCAGCGCCGCCGCAATGCGGAAATCGCGTTGACCCTGGTCGGCCTGGCCGACCGTCGCAGCCATCGCCCGAATGAACTGTCCGGCGGCCAGCAGCAGCGCGTGGCGATCGCCCGCGCGATCGTCTCCGACCCGACCTTCCTGATCTGCGACGAACCCACCGGCGACCTCGACCGCCAGTCCGCCGAGGAGATCCTGGGCCTGCTGCAGCAGCTCAACCGCGAACACGGCAAGACCATCATCATGGTCACCCATGACCCGAAGGCCGCCGAGTACGCCACGCACACGGTGCACCTGGACAAGGGCGAGCTGGCCGACGCGCCGCTGGCCCACTGACGGAGGCCACGGCGATGAAATACTTCTCATTGGTGTGGGCGCAGCTGTTCCGCAGCCGCACGCGCACCCTGCTGACCCTGCTGTCGGTGGTGGCCGCGTTCCTGCTGTTCGGCATGCTCGACTCGGTGCGTGTGGCGTTCACCTCCGGTGGCAGCGTGGAAGGCGCCAACC is a genomic window containing:
- a CDS encoding ABC transporter ATP-binding protein — its product is MSTLVSLRNITKTYQRGPEKVQVLHGIDLDIARGDFVALMGPSGSGKTTLLNLIGGLDNPSGGEISIEGERIDQMSGGQLSTWRSHHVGFVFQFYNLMPMLTAQKNVELPLLLTHLSAAQRRRNAEIALTLVGLADRRSHRPNELSGGQQQRVAIARAIVSDPTFLICDEPTGDLDRQSAEEILGLLQQLNREHGKTIIMVTHDPKAAEYATHTVHLDKGELADAPLAH